A genomic region of Eucalyptus grandis isolate ANBG69807.140 chromosome 5, ASM1654582v1, whole genome shotgun sequence contains the following coding sequences:
- the LOC120293481 gene encoding uncharacterized protein LOC120293481 — MPGGYNQDGPDQGMAILAGRAAFKAFVISNTTAFGFSILALFLQFDTCFVSDRLRVRYAKVASYSMYVAILAMVLAFATATYLVLSKDTGLRIVPFVVSGGLVTMYVIGGFLDPEAPFWWLSSTPRRYVRNLLFDYGIL, encoded by the coding sequence ATGCCTGGAGGTTATAACCAGGACGGACCCGACCAAGGGATGGCGATTCTTGCTGGCAGGGCTGCTTTCAAAGCCTTTGTGATTTCTAACACAACAGCGTTTGGTTTCTCAATCCTGGCATTATTCTTACAATTCGATACTTGTTTCGTGAGCGATAGGCTACGGGTAAGATACGCCAAGGTCGCATCCTATAGCATGTACGTTGCCATACTTGCGATGGTGCTGGCCTTTGCTACTGCTACATATCTTGTATTGTCCAAGGACACCGGGCTCCGAATCGTCCCTTTTGTGGTGTCTGGAGGTCTCGTGACTATGTACGTCATCGGTGGTTTCCTTGACCCTGAAGCTCCGTTTTGGTGGCTAAGTAGCACTCCTAGACGATACGTCCGAAACTTATTGTTTGATTATGGGATACTCTAG